Proteins co-encoded in one Malus sylvestris chromosome 9, drMalSylv7.2, whole genome shotgun sequence genomic window:
- the LOC126582832 gene encoding DUF724 domain-containing protein 3-like isoform X2: MAGTEVKEEEQLQLFSVGTEVEVKSDEEGFKGAWFRATIVTSPTNSASKKRKRALVEYKNLVTEDGSKQLKEYVDSENLRPTPPQLADGNFDVGDVVDADYRDGWWTGVVGEALDSNSKYRVVFTNPPDLIEFQKERLRLHQDWVNGEWVRPNKQDVLAASDTPQELEHVLPAPKDPNNLQVATQLENSSAAEENPESTNSGKNLTEQPSYPLSVKGKKMLARNGSATDSRPVKKLKDEKAAKPTVSATAHQLSKTPDNKELPQELPQLSTGVKGTRRTRKPVVRHQFFKTESVLGKNNVTKQENDGEVNSQWIHPVASKGRRTKSHAGSRFTPDAGYICALPSQKREKGKEESASVSLAGQNVQKEGNIKEAEGPQTIRSTTKGKEGSLAEIPAQLPDQELQVKDQRKSANDPAKEKSMVMSAELGSDSILANLLRSLVTFPDMEFKQQPAGGSSHKRKRGRPRKLVVIRSRASEGVKGQNISGNVASKNVANDQTPEEAALRVLRGTDPTDAQDASKRKTAELPGRCMINEASLIASENADDDDRPLSMWFGGMQHSASVGESRPSPDMNVDQHSDRKGPIEVATESPAVAAVSGSGTEEKQVFPFVKSSPVWKTIETLEVFKKFPQNPHFRPLIECKEEYREGSAIGNMITFSSLADKISRLQFDDHRNVLGSILESLLDLEKYGFNVTVLRGRVNDLLSVKDRHGRFQVESKDAEHMIMEHSHEKTKLVEDAEHIAKKIIELQDKHASMKSEMEAKDHEIARLKMHMDSMNEGIQSARSDFEKLALAPVT; this comes from the exons ATGGCGGGCACGGAGGTCAAAGAAGAAGAGCAGCTCCAATTGTTCAGCGTGGGCACAGAAGTAGAAGTGAAGAGCGACGAGGAAGGGTTCAAAGGCGCCTGGTTCAGAGCCACCATTGTCACAAGCCCCACAAATTCCGCctcaaagaagaggaagagggcgTTGGTCGAGTACAAGAACTTGGTCACGGAAGACGGGTCTAAGCAGCTCAAGGAGTACGTCGATTCGGAGAACCTGAGGCCGACGCCGCCGCAGCTCGCCGACGGGAATTTCGATGTGGGAGATGTTGTGGACGCGGATTACAGAGATGGGTGGTGGACTGGGGTCGTAGGGGAGGCTCTTGACAGCAATTCCAAGTACCGCGTCGTCTTCACGAACCCCCCGGATTTGATCGAATTTCAGAAAGAGCGTCTCAGATTGCATCAGGATTGGGTTAATGGCGAATGGGTTCGGCCTAACAAGCAG GATGTATTGGCTGCTTCAGATACTCCACAAGAATTAGAGCATGTGTTGCCTGCTCCAAAAGATCCTAACAATCTTCAAGTGGCTACTCAACTAGAAAATTCGAGTGCTGCAGAGGAGAATCCTGAATCAACTAATTCAGGGAAGAATTTAACAGAGCAACCAAGTTATCCACTAAGTGTCAAGGGCAAAAAGATGTTAGCCCGTAATGGTAGTGCTACAGACTCGCGTCCAGTTAAAAAGTTAAAGGACGAAAAAGCAGCTAAGCCCACAGTATCCGCTACAGCACATCAATTGAGCAAAACGCCCGACAATAAAGAATTGCCCCAGGAATTACCTCAACTGAGCACAGGAGTTAAGGGAACAAGACGCACAAGGAAACCTGTTGTACGCCATCAGTTTTTTAAAACAGAGAGCGTGCTTGGGAAAAATAATGTC ACTAAGCAAGAGAATGACGGTGAAGTGAATAGCCAGTGGATTCATCCTGTAGCAAGTAAAGGAAGGCGCACAAAATCTCATGCTGGAAGTCGATTCACCCCAGACGCAg GGTATATCTGTGCACTGCCTAgccaaaagagagaaaagg GTAAGGAAGAGTCCGCAAGTGTTTCTTTGGCTGGACAAAATGTTCAGAAGGAGGGTAATATTAAAGAAGCTGAAGGGCCTCAAACTATTAGGTCAACAACTAAGGGCAAGGAGGGTTCACTGGCTGAAATACCGGCTCAGCTACCTGATCAAGAGTTGCAAGTGAAAGATCAGAGGAAGAGTGCAAATGATCctgcaaaagaaaaaagcatG GTTATGTCAGCTGAACTTGGCAGTGATTCAATTTTGGCTAACCTGCTCCGTAGCCTGGTTACTTTTCCAGACATG GAGTTTAAGCAGCAACCAGCTGGAGGAAGCAGTCATAAAAGGAAGAGAGGCAGGCCTCGAAAGTTGGTGGTCATAAGATCGCGAGCTTCAGAAGGAG TGAAGGGGCAGAATATTTCAGGAAATGTCGCCAGCAAAAATGTTGCGAATGATCAGACGCCTGAGGAAGCTGCTTTGCGTGTGCTGAGAGGGACGGATCCTACAG ATGCACAAGATGCCTCTAAAAGAAAAACGGCTGAACTTCCTGGAAGGTGCATGATAAATGAAGCTTCATTGATAGCATCCGAGAATGCAGATGATGATGACAGACCTCTATCCATGTGGTTTGGAGGGATGCAGCATTCTGCGAGCGTGGGTGAATCAA gaCCATCCCCTGATATGAATGTCGACCAGCATAGTGATAGAAAAGGACCAATCGAGGTAGCAACGGAATCTCCCGCAGTTGCTGCAGTCAGTGGCAGTGGGACAGAGGAGAAGCAAGTGTTTCCATTTGTTAAGAGCTCCCCTGTGTGGAAGACTATTGAAACATTGGAAGTGTTCAAAAAGTTTCCCCAAAATCCTCATTTCCGGCCTTTGATTGAATGCAAAGAGGAGTACCGCGAGGGTTCAGCAATTGGAAACATGATAACCTTTTCCAGTCTGGCGGATAAAATATCCAGGCTGCAGTTCGACGACCATCGAAATGTTTTGGGTAGCATTTTGGAGAGTCTTCTTGACTTGGAGAAGTATGGGTTTAATGTTACAGTTCTACGTGGGCGGGTGAATGATCTGCTGTCTGTTAAAGACAGGCATGGACGGTTTCAGGTTGAGTCAAAAGACGCTGAACACATGATCATGGAGCATTCTCATGAGAAGACCAAACTTGTCGAAGATGCTGAGCATATTGCGAAGAAAATAATCGAGTTGCAGGATAAACATGCATCAATGAAGTCGGAAATGGAGGCCAAAGACCATGAGATTGCTAGATTGAAAATGCATATGGATTCCATGAATGAAGGCATTCAGAGCGCTCGGAGTGATTTTGAGAAGCTAGCTTTGGCTCCCGTGACATAG